DNA from Krasilnikovia cinnamomea:
ACCGGCCCTCGCCGCAGGCCCGGCCAAGACCCGGGCGATCACCGCGGAAACATCCCGGGCACCGCTGGGCGCGGCCCACCGGGCGGGACCGCCCGGTGCCCCCGCCGGCCGCCTGGCAAGGCTGGCGGTCGGCGTCCGGCCGCTGGTCACTCCACAGTTCAACGGCTCCGTGTACGCGCTCGCCCTCCGTGGCAGCACGGTCTACGTCGGCGGATCGTTCACCCGGGCGACCTCCGGCGGCCGGACGTTCGTCCGGCAACGGCTGGCCGCCTTCGACGCCGCCACGGGCGCGCTGCTGAGCTGGGCACCTACCGCCAACGCCACGGTACGGGCGCTGGCCGTCGACGGCAGCTCCGTGTACGCGGGCGGCGACTTCGGAACCGTCTCGGGGCGCCGCCGCGACGCCCTGGCCCGCCTCGACGCCGTCACCGGAGCGCTCGGCCCGTTCGCGCACCAGGTCACCGGCGCGCCGTACGCCCTGGCGATCGGCCACGGCCGCCTGTACGCGGGCGGCAGCCTCCGCGCGGTGGACGGTCAGCCCCGGTCGGGCCTGGCCGCGTTCAGCCTCACCACCGGGGCGCTGGACGTGGGCTGGCGCCCGTACGCCGACGACGTGGTGCACGCCGTCACGGTGGCCGGCGCCCGGGTGTACGTGGGCGGCGCCTTCCACCGCATCAACGGCGTGCCGGGCACGCTGCGGATCGCCGTGGTGACCGCCACCGGCGCCGTCTTCACCGGGTTCCGGCCCACCAGGGCGCCCGCCGAGGTCAACGGGATCGCGGTGGACGGCGCCGGGGTCTACGCGGCCACCGGCGGCCAGGGCGGCCGGGCGGTCGGGTACACCACCGAGGGGGAGATCCGCTGGCAGCGGGTCTTCGACGGCGACGCGGTGACGGTCGCCGCGCTGAACGGCGTCACGTACGTCGGCGGCCACTTCGACACCGCCTGCCTCACCATGCGCAACGGCGCGCACGGCACCTGCCTCGACGGGTCGGTACCGCGGGTGAAGCTGGCCGCGGTGACCGCCACGGGCCAGCTGTCCGACTGGGCGCCGCAGGCGAACGGCATCGTCGGTGTCCGCGTCCTCAGGGCGGAGTCCGGCATCGGCACACTCGCCGCGGGCGGCGACTTCACCGTGATCAACGGCCAGGCCCGCCGCCGCGTCGCCACCTTCCGCTGACCGAGCCTCCCGGTCCGGGCGGGCGCTGCTGGTCCGGGCGGGCGCTGCTGGTCCGGGCGGGCGCTGCTGGTCCGGGCGGGCTCAGTGGACGCCGCGGGCGCCCGCGGCGCGGCTGGCGATCTCCCAGTACCGGGCGGGCATGAGCCGGGCCAGCAGGTCGGCGGCCTTCGCCGCGCGGGTGATGACCAGCCGGGGCTTGCGGGCCTGGATCGCCGCGACGATCAACCGGGCGGCCTCCTCGGGTGGCATCCGCAGCGCCGCCTCCGCGAAGGCCCGCGCCCGGGCGGCCTGCTCCCCACCCGGGTCCACGCCGCTGAGGCGGGCGTTGGCGGCGATGTTGGTCCGGATCCCGCCGGGATGCACGACGGTCACCCCGACCTCGCGACCGGCCAGCTCGTGCCGCAGCGCCTCGGTGAAGCCGCGCACGCCGAACTTGCTCGTCGCGTACGCGACCTGGGACGGCGGGGCGATCAGGCCGAACAGGCTGGAGATGGCGACCACGTGGGAGCCCGGGCGGCTCAGCAGCTGAGGCAGGAACGCCTTGGTCGTGCGGATCACCGCGTGCAGGTTGATCTCCAGTAGCCAGTCGAAGTCCGCCATGCTGACCTGCTCGAACGTGCCGCTCAGGGCCACCCCGGCATTGTTGACCAGCAGGTCCACCCCGCCGTGGCGGGCCGCCACCTCGGCGGCCAGGTCGAGCCGGTCACCGCCGTCGGCGAGATCCACCACGTACGTGCTGACGTCAGCCGCGCCCACCTCCCGGGCCAGTTCGGCCACCCGGGCGAGCCCGTCGGCGTCGCGGTCGAGCAGAGCCAGCACGGCCCGGCGTTTCGCCAGGTTCAGGGCCAGGGCCGCGCCGATCCCGCTGGCCGCGCCGGTGATCAGGCAGGTCCGCCCCGCGAACGCGAACCGCTGCACCTCAGGCCCCCGCCCGGGGCCGGATCGGGGATGCGGCGGCGGCCGGGGTCCGGCCCGTGCCACCCGGAACGGGGACGTCGACGTACGCGCTCATCGGTCGATTATCGAGGCGGGTCGGTCCGGTCGCGCGGGCGGCACGGGCAGACGTGCGGCAATGGCGAAAACTCAGCCCGTCGGGTCGCCGGCCTGGCGCGGCGAGCGGCCGTTCGCCCGGCTGGCGGGCCGGCGCGCCGGGGCCCGGCGCGTGGTCGCCGCACCCGAGGCGGCGTTCTTCGCGGGCGTCGCCTGCGTAGCGGAGGCGGACTGCGAAGTGGAGGCGGGCGGCGTGGTGGACGCGGGCTGCGTAACCGAAGCGGCGGGACCGGGCTGCGCCGCGGGCTTGGCGGGGGTCGACGCGGCTGACGCCGACACCGGCGCGGACCGCGCGGAGGCCGGGGTGGTGGATCGCGGCGCGTCCGGTGCGGACCGTGCGGGGGCCGCGGTGGCGACGACCCGGCCGTTGCCGCGTGCCCGGTCGCGTTCCTTCTCCCGGCGGACGAGATCGGCCAGCACGACCTTCTCGTACTTCGCCTCGGCGCTCTTGACCTTGGCCTTGGCCTTCGCCGCCTTGGCGACGGCCTTCTTGCGCGCGGCGGTGAGCCGCTCGCCTTCCTTGGTGGTGCTCTTGAGGGCGCGCTTGAGGCGGCTCAGCTCGGCCTCGGCGTTGCGCAGCGCCTGGGTGTGCTGGCGGGTCAGCTGCTTGATCGTGCCGAGCCGGTTGTCCAGGTCGCTGACGCCTGCCTCCGCCTTCTTCGCGGCGGCCGTGGCGGCCTCGGCCTTGGCGCGGCGGCTGTCGAGCGACGAGGGGCGGACAGTGGACTCCTCCGTGGTCGGGGGAGCTGATGCGGTCACGGAAATCACTCCTTCCGATGTCTCCAGCGACCGTACCCCGACCTCGGCGCGGAAACCGCCCGGCTAGCCGGCGCGCGACTCCTCGCGCTCGACCTCGGCTTGGGCCCGGCGGCTGCGGATGTGACGCATGTGCAGCCCAGCGTACGCGGCAACGGCGATCAGGGCGGCCGCGATCGCCCACCACTTGTACTGGTGCACGTGGTCGACGACCTCGAAGATGTGCGTACCGAGCAGGTAGGACACAGTCGTCCACCAGCCGCACCACAGCGCCGCGCCGATCGCGTTGTAGAGCAGGAACTGGCGCCACGGCATGTTGGTGAGGCCGGCGATGACACCGTTGAGCTGGCGCAGCCCCTCCACGAAGCGGGCGACGACCACCACCTTGCTGCCGCGCTTGGCGAAGAACCGCTCGGCCTTCTCCAGCCGTTTCGGGGTGATCAGAATGTACTTGCCGAAGCGGTTGACCACCCTTCGGCCGCCGCGCTTTCCGATCCAGTAGCCGATGTTGTCGCCGAGCACCGCGGCAACGAACGCGATCAGCCCCACGGCGAAGACGTTGAGCCGGCCCGCGCCCGCGTACACGGCGGCGATCATCATGATCGTCTGGCCGGGCGCGGGGACGCCGAAGCTCTCCACGCCGATGACGGCCCCCACGGCGAGGTAGCCCCATCGGTCGAGGATGGGAGCCACCCCGTGCAGGAAGCTCGGCAGGTCGTCCATCGGCACTGGCATGACCCGCAACGTTAGCGGCCACCTGCTCGCGTTGCCGGACCAGAACGGTCGCGAACGGGGTGCGGCCGCCACCGCTCAGTTCTGTGGCGGAGCGTCTCCAGGTCCGCTGCCCCAGGTCAGGCTGGGTGCCGTCGACAGGGTGTAGATCAAGTGGCCGCCGGTGGTGACCGCCGATGCGGGCAGCCACGATCGGGTGGTGTGGTCGCCGTCGACGCTGAGCCGCTGGATGTAGATCGCCTCGGCGGAGTCGCGCGGCGCGTCGATGGTCAGGGTCCTGCCGCCGTCCAGCCGCAGCACCGCCCGGGGGAAGACCGGGGTGGTCAGGGCCAGCTCGGCCCGGGTCGGTACGACCGGGTACAGCCCGAGCGCGGAGAAGACGTACCAGGCGCTCATCGTGCCCGCGTCGTCGTTGCCGGGAATGCCGCCGGTGCCGTCGGTCCACAGCCGGGTGATGATCGCGTGCACGGTCTCCTGCGTCCTGGCCGCCGCCCCCAGGTACGCGTACTGATAGGGGGTCTGGATGTCCGGCTCGTTCGTGGCGTCGAAGCGGGTCGCCTTCGTCGCGCTCAGGTCGAAGCTGCCGTCGGGGTTGCGGAAGAACGCGTCGAGGCGCCGGACGGCCACCTCCGGCCCGCCCATCGCGGCGGCCAGGCCCACCACGTCCGAGTAGACCATCCAGGTGTACTGCGCGCTGCTGCCCTCGACGAACCCGGTGCCCGTGGAGGGGCTGAAGCCGCCGGCCCAGTGCCCGTCGGCGTACCGGTCGCGCATCCAGCCGACGAACGACCCGTCCGCAGGTGCCGGGGTGGGCACGGCCGGGTCGGCCAGTTCAACTTCGGCGAGCTGCACGATGTCGGCGCCGGAGTTCGCGGTCACGTCCAGCCGGTAGTACCGGTACGGCTTCGGCTCGGCGACCGTGAACTCGCGGGTCTGTCCCCGTTCGGTGAACCGCTGGCCGGTGCGCGCGTCGACCGGCGACCACGTCTGTCCGTCGGCGGAGCCCAGCAGCAGCCAGTCCCTGGGGTCCCGGCCGGGCTCGTCGTTGGCGGAGGTGAGCGCGTAGTTGGTCACGGTCAGCGGGGTCTTGAGCCGGGCCTGCAGCCAGCCGGTCGTCGCGAAGGTGAGCCACTTGGTGCCCTTGTCGCCGTCGAACCCCTGCGCCTTGCCCTCGTACGGGGCGTTCTCGCCGCTGGCGGTGATCGCGTCGATCTGTTCCCGTACGTTGTGCGCGAGTCCCGGGTCGGCCTGGGCCGTGGGGTCGAACACGTGCCGCCAGTTGTGTGAGCGGGCCAGGAAGCGCTGCTGGCCGCCGGTGTCGCCGAGAGCCCCGGCGAGCTGGGACAGGCCGTAGTCGGCGGCCGCGTCCTCCAG
Protein-coding regions in this window:
- a CDS encoding DedA family protein, with the translated sequence MPVPMDDLPSFLHGVAPILDRWGYLAVGAVIGVESFGVPAPGQTIMMIAAVYAGAGRLNVFAVGLIAFVAAVLGDNIGYWIGKRGGRRVVNRFGKYILITPKRLEKAERFFAKRGSKVVVVARFVEGLRQLNGVIAGLTNMPWRQFLLYNAIGAALWCGWWTTVSYLLGTHIFEVVDHVHQYKWWAIAAALIAVAAYAGLHMRHIRSRRAQAEVEREESRAG
- a CDS encoding SDR family NAD(P)-dependent oxidoreductase yields the protein MQRFAFAGRTCLITGAASGIGAALALNLAKRRAVLALLDRDADGLARVAELAREVGAADVSTYVVDLADGGDRLDLAAEVAARHGGVDLLVNNAGVALSGTFEQVSMADFDWLLEINLHAVIRTTKAFLPQLLSRPGSHVVAISSLFGLIAPPSQVAYATSKFGVRGFTEALRHELAGREVGVTVVHPGGIRTNIAANARLSGVDPGGEQAARARAFAEAALRMPPEEAARLIVAAIQARKPRLVITRAAKAADLLARLMPARYWEIASRAAGARGVH